Genomic window (Vigna radiata var. radiata cultivar VC1973A unplaced genomic scaffold, Vradiata_ver6 scaffold_235, whole genome shotgun sequence):
aaatctgtatataataacaaattttttcttacatacaaatattacatatggattctaaaataaataattaaaaaaattaaaaagacaaaacCTAAGACTCAGACactcttttcttccctttcatcGAACTCTTGTTCTTCCTTCTCATCGAGTTATTGTTCTCCAACCTTTCTTCTCTAGCCTTCCCATCATCAAGCCTTTCTTTTCGTCGAGTCATTTTCTTCGAGTCTTTCCTCTCCCTGTCTGGAACCATCATCTTCATTCTCTGAACCATCATCTTCGTGTCTTGAACCCTAGGAGTCCCTGCCTCCAATCATGGCCCCCTGTCCCTGTGTGGTACCCGTGTTCTCCGTCAACGAACCCTCGATTTCTCACAGTGGAGCCCTAGGACTCTTATTCTCATACTCTGAGGTCAATGGTCCATAATGTTCTTCCTTTAATGTATAACTTTCTTCGTGTGATGTGTAGTCCTTTAATGTTGCGGTGATTCACTGAGAAGAAGAAGTTTGGTTGTCTAGCCATCTCTTAGTGTTTGTTGTTGCAGATTTAATCATCTCTCATAGTTCCTTGTTGTAGATTTGGTCAGAAGAAGTTTGGTTATCTAACCTCCACCGTACACCTCTCCCGTGTTGGCTTTCCCTTGAAACCCTACCTTAAATTGAAAAATCGGAAAACCCTGACGTCTTTGAATGAGGGATTGAATGAGAAATGGCGTCGAAGTTGAAAACGTGTTTTGTATGGTGGAACCTGAGTGGCTTCAACTATGTTAACCACTCTAAGGGAAATGGTAGGATAGTGCAAGTTTCATTTCCAGGTTCTTGCAAAATGCGACACCGAACCACTTTCAGGTACCAATGATTCGTAATCTTCTATCTTTATTCATATTCTTCTCGGTTTGAAACTCAATGTGAAGTTCTATTGTATTTATTAAGTAGTTTGCAGAATAATAGGCAACAGATCAAGCCTTCCATTGAGGAAGTTCTCTGTCAAAATCAAGATGAGAAAGAAGATTTAGAGGTTTCATTCAATGACTAAGAAACTCCAAGAACTTGTTATCCAAACGAAAGAATTGAAGCTTGATTGAGGGAATTTGAATAGGTTTGCTAAGAAGGGAGCCTTAatgtatttgaatataaatCACGATAAACATATATGGCCTACGAAGAACAGAGTGAACATGAGGTTATTTCTGCATTTCTTGGTCTTTTATCTTCTGCAACAAGGTATTCacttttaattgtaaattacaatttgaataTCTTTTACTGGTTGAtgcatcttttaattttttatctataatcCAGATTACATGTGATTCATATTGTAGCAGAGATGGCACCAGTACCTAAGGTGCACTCGTGTACCCTAATCTTTCACCGAATTGCTAGTTTCATCTGTCATTGCTATCTTCTAATTCGTGTTCGGTGGTATAGGCTGTTGAGTTTGCACGAAAGCTTGCCGAAAAACACTTATTTCGACATGTTACTGTGTGAGTCCACGTACTCTATTTGGTGTTTCCACTTTCCAGTGTTTTAAGTATGTTTTGTCAGTTGTTAACAACTTTGATAATCCTTCCTGGTTTTCAAtggtttttgttttgctttagtGAAAATCTATTTGAGGATGGAAACCACCTGTATCGGGTTTTGGATGATGACCTCATTGTGGTGTCACAATGTCACAACATTTCTAGAGGCATAAGCACCTTGAAGCCCAAGCCTTTAGCGGAAAATTGCGTCAAGACTAAGGTTTCTGTCCAGTGCAATATTTGAAGCCTATGCTTATGAAGATGGACGTCTTGTTGATTATACAAGTATACATGGAAGTGAGGAGTACTCAAGgtttatctaattttttctGTCTTCTGTCTTACGTGGAACTGACATGTGCCCTGCAATATTGATAATGCATCCATTAATTTCTTGAATTTCCGCTTATCGTTTTAGAtagagtcgtcaaaatgggtcacaacccgcgagccaacccgacccgtcacgggttcgggccgggttgggtttgaaaaatacaacccacttatatgcgggtcagatttcaacccggctcatttagacccggctcaNNNNNNNNNNNNNNNNNNNNNNNNNNNNNNNNNNNNNNNNNNNNNNNNNNNNNNNNNNNNNNNNNNNNNNNNNNNNNNNNNNNNNNNNNNNNNNNNNNNNNNNNNNNNNNNNNNNNNNNNNNNNNNNNNNNNNNNNNNNNNNNNNNNNNNNNNNNNNNNNNNNNNN
Coding sequences:
- the LOC106753163 gene encoding uncharacterized protein LOC106753163 isoform X2; translated protein: MAYEEQSEHEVISAFLGLLSSATRLHVIHIVAEMAPVPKAVEFARKLAEKHLFRHVTVENLFEDGNHLYRVLDDDLIVVSQCHNISRGISTLKPKPLAENCVKTKVSVQCNI
- the LOC106753163 gene encoding uncharacterized protein LOC106753163 isoform X1, translating into MYLNINHDKHIWPTKNRVNMRLFLHFLVFYLLQQEMAPVPKAVEFARKLAEKHLFRHVTVENLFEDGNHLYRVLDDDLIVVSQCHNISRGISTLKPKPLAENCVKTKVSVQCNI